The genomic region TCTCGGCGAAGTCCGCCGCGTCCACCCCGCCGGCGCCGGCCCGGATGGCGACCAGCGCCTCCCGGGAGTCGTACTCGCCGGAGAGCAGGGTGCGGACCTCCATCTCCTGGATGGCCTTGGTCAGCCCGGTGATCTCGCTCTCCACCTCGTTGAGCACGCCCGGGTCGGACTCCGCCTCGGCCAGCTCGAGCAGGACCTGGGCGTCGTCGAGCCGGGAGCGGAGGCTGGACAGCTTGCCGATCTCGCCGTTGACGTACGACAGCTGCGAGGTCACCTGCTGCGCCTTGGCCTGGTCGTCCCAAAGGTCGGGCGCGGAGGCCTCCTCCTCCAGGCGGGCCTTCTCCTCGCGCAGCCGGTCAAGGTTGAGCACGGCCTCGATGTTGCGCAGGGTGGCGTCGAGTTCCTTGAGCTGTTCGGCATAATCGGCAGCGGTCACGACAGACAAGCGTACTGCTCGGGCGCCGAGTGAGCTTGCGAGCCCCGCGGGCCGAGGCCAAAAACCCCCTGGCGCCGCGGCCGGAGTGGCGCTTTCTCACGGCGGAACCGCCGGAGGTCACCCGACGGGGGAGGCCTTCAGCCAGGACAGCGCCGCCCGGTGATAGGCGACGGCGAACTCCAGGGCGCTCGCGTCGTAGGTCTCGCCCTCCTTCTTGGCGTTCTTGACCTGCTCGCGGACCGCCGCCAGGGCCTCCGTGTGGTACTCGTTGGCCGACGCGTACAGGCTCTTCAGCTGGCTGGGCGAGTGCAGGTCGCCGAAGGCCATCCGCAGGGCGATCGGATTCCGGATGGTGTCCCGACCGGGGTTTTCGGCCAACCACTTCGAGAATGTCCGTTTTCCGGACGCGGTGATCGAATAGGGCTGGCTCAACCGCGGCCCGGGCTTGCCCATCCGGACCAGACCCCGCTCGGCCAGGACCGGCAACTCCCGGTACACCTGGCTACGGGTCATCGACCAGTACGGCGCCAGCCGGCGCTCAGCGGCGGCCATCAGTTGACCGCCTGTCATCGGGCCCTCGTGGAGCAGCCCTAGCAGGGCCGCCGCCGTGGGGTTGACTCCGGAATCCGCCATGGCCATTACGCTGCCACTTTGCCGACGCGGCGTCCAGGATTTCACGGTTTGCCACCCGACAGGACTTCCAATGTGCACTGTCGGCCGACGACAGTCCGTTGAGGACTATCGATGCCTCC from Micromonospora sp. WMMD812 harbors:
- a CDS encoding helix-turn-helix transcriptional regulator gives rise to the protein MADSGVNPTAAALLGLLHEGPMTGGQLMAAAERRLAPYWSMTRSQVYRELPVLAERGLVRMGKPGPRLSQPYSITASGKRTFSKWLAENPGRDTIRNPIALRMAFGDLHSPSQLKSLYASANEYHTEALAAVREQVKNAKKEGETYDASALEFAVAYHRAALSWLKASPVG